The Natrinema salaciae genome includes a window with the following:
- the rdfA gene encoding rod-determining factor RdfA, with product MTDDSSGGRRTKVERVMDEYDLEEWGERLEAEWTGEGTERTSLRDLATAFNQAVLGAAVREAEGTVLDTDVESLYRTLTDDDVSRSDTVRKRRELERSGVDIDEVRSNFVTHQTIYTYLTNVRDASLPEEDAEDRVERKKETVQRLAGRTQVITESTLDELRNADEITDREYEVFVDVRAICGNCGADYPIAELLDQGGCDCDGADAA from the coding sequence ATGACAGATGACTCGAGTGGCGGGCGACGAACGAAAGTCGAGCGCGTGATGGACGAGTACGACCTCGAGGAGTGGGGCGAACGACTGGAGGCGGAGTGGACCGGCGAGGGGACGGAGCGAACGAGTCTCCGGGACCTCGCGACCGCGTTCAATCAGGCCGTGCTCGGGGCCGCCGTCCGCGAGGCGGAGGGCACCGTGCTGGATACCGACGTCGAATCCCTCTATCGAACCCTGACGGACGACGACGTGTCGCGATCCGACACGGTCCGGAAGCGCCGCGAACTCGAGCGATCGGGAGTCGACATCGACGAGGTTCGGTCGAACTTCGTCACCCACCAGACGATTTACACGTACCTCACGAACGTTCGCGACGCCTCCCTCCCGGAGGAGGACGCCGAGGACCGCGTCGAACGAAAGAAAGAGACGGTCCAGCGACTCGCCGGCCGAACGCAGGTCATCACCGAATCCACGCTCGACGAGCTGCGTAATGCCGACGAGATTACCGACCGGGAGTACGAGGTGTTCGTCGACGTCCGAGCCATCTGTGGGAACTGCGGGGCCGACTACCCGATCGCCGAATTGCTCGATCAGGGCGGCTGTGATTGTGACGGCGCGGACGCCGCGTGA
- a CDS encoding NADP-dependent malic enzyme, producing MDEDALEYHRTAPPGKIEISTTKPTNTQRDLSLAYSPGVAAPCREIAADAGDAYQYTTKGNLVGVVSNGSAVLGLGDIGAQASKPVMEGKGVLFKRFADIDVFDIELDHDEPDAFVESVAAMEPTFGGVNLEDIAAPDCFAIEERLRERLSIPVFHDDQHGTAIISGAALLNAVDISDKDLESLEVTFAGAGAAAVATARFYVSLGVRRENITMCDIDGILTRERAESGDLNEFNREFARDLPAGGLADAIAGADVFVGLSAGGIVSQEMVRSMASDPIIFAMANPEPEIGYEAAKAARDDTVIMATGRSDYPNQVNNVLGFPFIFRGALDVRATEINEEMKVAAAMALADLAKQDVPDSVVKAYGDQPLQFGPDYIIPKPLDARVLFEVAPAVARAAIESGAARRELDVDEYVERLEARLGKSREMMRVVINKAKSDPKRIALAEGTDETIVRAAAQIVERGIAEPVLIGDEDEIRTTVANLGLEFEPEVVDPENGASVGYADHLYERRNRNGITRREAESMVRDDTNYFGSVMVDRGDADAMLTGLTNHYPSALRPPLQVIGTAADADYAAGVYMLTFKNRVIFVADATVNQAPDEDVLEEVTRHTAELARRFDVEPRAALLSYSDFGSVDNEGTRKPREAARRLRADPDVDFPVDGEMQADTAVVEEMLTGTYEFSDLEKPANVLVFPNLEAGNIGYKLLQRLGGADAIGPMLVGMDEPVHVLQRGDEVKDIVNLAAVATVDAQDGGS from the coding sequence ATGGACGAAGACGCGCTCGAGTATCACAGAACCGCTCCCCCGGGAAAGATCGAGATATCGACGACGAAGCCGACGAACACCCAGCGGGACCTCTCGCTCGCGTACTCGCCCGGGGTCGCCGCGCCGTGTCGGGAGATCGCCGCTGACGCGGGCGACGCCTACCAGTACACGACGAAGGGGAACCTCGTGGGCGTCGTCTCGAACGGCTCGGCCGTGCTCGGACTCGGCGACATCGGCGCGCAGGCCTCCAAACCGGTCATGGAGGGGAAGGGCGTCCTGTTCAAGCGCTTCGCCGACATCGACGTCTTCGACATCGAACTCGATCACGACGAGCCCGACGCGTTCGTCGAGTCGGTCGCCGCGATGGAGCCGACATTCGGCGGGGTCAACCTGGAGGACATCGCGGCACCGGACTGTTTCGCGATCGAGGAACGACTCCGCGAGCGCCTGTCGATCCCGGTGTTCCACGACGACCAGCACGGGACCGCCATCATCAGCGGTGCCGCGCTGCTCAACGCCGTCGACATTTCGGACAAGGACCTCGAGTCGCTCGAAGTGACGTTCGCCGGTGCGGGCGCGGCCGCGGTCGCGACGGCCCGATTCTACGTTTCACTGGGCGTCAGACGGGAGAACATCACGATGTGCGACATCGACGGCATCTTGACGCGGGAGCGGGCCGAATCCGGCGATCTGAACGAGTTCAACCGGGAGTTCGCCCGCGATCTGCCTGCGGGCGGACTCGCGGACGCGATAGCGGGTGCCGACGTGTTCGTCGGTCTCTCGGCCGGCGGCATCGTCAGTCAGGAGATGGTGCGCTCCATGGCCTCGGACCCGATCATCTTCGCGATGGCCAACCCGGAACCGGAGATCGGTTACGAGGCGGCGAAAGCCGCTCGCGACGACACGGTCATCATGGCGACGGGGCGGTCGGACTACCCCAATCAGGTCAACAACGTCCTCGGCTTCCCCTTTATCTTCCGCGGCGCACTCGACGTCCGCGCGACCGAGATCAACGAGGAAATGAAGGTCGCGGCGGCGATGGCTCTCGCCGATCTGGCCAAACAGGACGTCCCCGATTCGGTCGTCAAAGCGTACGGCGATCAGCCGCTCCAGTTCGGGCCCGACTACATCATTCCCAAACCCCTCGACGCCCGCGTCCTCTTCGAGGTCGCCCCAGCGGTCGCGCGGGCGGCGATCGAGTCCGGCGCGGCCCGCCGCGAACTCGACGTCGACGAGTACGTCGAACGCCTCGAGGCGCGGCTGGGCAAATCCCGCGAGATGATGCGGGTCGTGATCAACAAGGCGAAGTCCGATCCGAAGCGGATCGCGCTGGCCGAGGGGACCGACGAGACGATCGTCCGGGCGGCGGCACAGATCGTCGAACGGGGCATCGCGGAGCCGGTCCTGATCGGCGACGAGGACGAGATCCGCACCACGGTCGCCAACCTGGGCCTCGAGTTCGAACCGGAAGTCGTCGACCCCGAGAACGGGGCGTCAGTGGGGTACGCCGACCACCTCTACGAGCGCCGGAACCGCAACGGAATCACCCGCCGGGAAGCCGAATCGATGGTCCGCGACGATACCAACTACTTCGGTAGCGTCATGGTCGACCGCGGCGACGCCGACGCCATGCTCACCGGCCTGACGAACCACTATCCGTCGGCGCTGCGGCCGCCGCTGCAGGTGATCGGCACGGCCGCCGACGCCGACTACGCGGCCGGCGTCTACATGCTCACGTTCAAGAACCGCGTCATCTTCGTCGCCGACGCGACGGTCAATCAGGCCCCCGACGAGGACGTCCTCGAGGAAGTGACTCGCCACACCGCCGAACTCGCGCGCCGGTTCGACGTCGAGCCCCGCGCCGCCTTGCTCTCGTACTCGGACTTCGGCAGCGTCGACAACGAGGGAACGCGCAAGCCACGCGAGGCGGCCCGCCGCCTCCGTGCGGACCCCGATGTCGACTTCCCCGTCGACGGCGAGATGCAGGCCGACACCGCCGTCGTCGAGGAGATGCTGACCGGCACCTACGAGTTCAGCGACCTCGAGAAGCCCGCGAACGTGCTGGTCTTCCCCAATCTCGAAGCCGGCAACATCGGCTACAAGCTGCTCCAGCGGCTCGGCGGAGCCGACGCCATCGGACCGATGCTGGTCGGGATGGACGAGCCGGTCCACGTCCTCCAGCGCGGCGACGAGGTCAAGGACATCGTGAACCTCGCGGCCGTCGCGACCGTCGATGCGCAGGACGGCGGGTCCTGA
- a CDS encoding aldehyde ferredoxin oxidoreductase family protein, with the protein MSPDDPPRLLRVDLTARSVTSERVPAAWLERYVGGKGLGARYLYAELEPGTDPLSADNALLFALGPVSGLIPGEARYAAITKSPLTGAFLDSYGGGSFPRRLAGSLKTHLGILVTGSADEPAVLEVAEGGARLEPAGDHWGADAAETCAAFPDAAVACIGPAGERGVRYATIASDGGDHHAGRGGAGTVMGSKGLKAVVARGEPPTGHEALRERTEDAFAESETGRWQSASATLETIDFANAVGALPTRGWQASRFDGASEIGIEAARECSHGREREGEAVPGGFRVESDEGDTVPRGATPIVLGAGLGIDDFDAVAALGALCDRLAMDVITAGNAVAWAVRASQAGLLERDLSFGDEDAARALIRDIATRATPLGDALADGIEAAADEFGGENLIPTVKGMDCSSYDPRGAETMALAYATSDRGACHRRARPVESEAIGRPWPDDAARVAAIVGEQNRRAVLWSLIADDFLEEALTEDLGAEWLAAVGREYDREALATAGERIWTLVRLFNVREGFDRTDDALPDALLESPEDGTCETAPDGAAPSAEPGNALEPERFRALLERYYRYRGWDEAGRPTRETIRRLDLESALDDATPVSEPDDDRDPDRPDGTAAVTDDD; encoded by the coding sequence ATGTCACCCGACGATCCGCCACGCCTCCTCCGGGTCGACCTCACGGCGCGATCCGTGACCAGCGAACGGGTACCGGCGGCGTGGCTCGAGCGGTACGTCGGCGGGAAGGGCCTCGGTGCGAGGTACCTGTACGCGGAACTCGAGCCGGGAACGGACCCGCTCTCGGCCGACAACGCGCTCCTGTTCGCGCTCGGCCCGGTGTCCGGACTGATACCGGGCGAGGCGCGGTACGCGGCGATCACGAAGTCGCCGCTCACGGGGGCGTTTCTCGATTCCTACGGCGGCGGCTCGTTTCCCCGTCGACTCGCCGGGTCGCTGAAAACACACCTGGGGATTCTCGTGACCGGCAGCGCGGACGAACCCGCCGTTCTCGAGGTCGCGGAGGGGGGCGCCCGACTCGAGCCCGCGGGCGATCACTGGGGTGCGGACGCGGCCGAGACCTGCGCGGCGTTTCCGGACGCCGCCGTCGCCTGCATCGGTCCTGCGGGCGAACGCGGCGTGCGGTACGCGACGATCGCCTCCGACGGGGGCGACCACCACGCGGGTCGGGGCGGTGCGGGAACGGTCATGGGGTCGAAGGGGCTCAAAGCGGTCGTCGCCCGCGGTGAACCACCGACCGGCCACGAGGCCCTTCGCGAGCGCACCGAGGACGCGTTCGCCGAGAGCGAGACGGGGCGCTGGCAGTCCGCGAGCGCCACCCTCGAGACGATCGACTTCGCGAACGCGGTGGGCGCGTTACCGACGCGGGGGTGGCAGGCGAGCCGGTTCGACGGCGCGAGCGAGATCGGTATCGAGGCGGCCCGCGAGTGTTCGCACGGACGCGAGCGGGAGGGCGAGGCGGTCCCCGGCGGCTTCCGCGTCGAGAGCGACGAGGGCGACACCGTCCCGCGCGGTGCGACGCCGATCGTGCTCGGGGCCGGGCTCGGCATCGACGACTTCGACGCCGTGGCCGCGCTCGGCGCGCTCTGCGATCGCCTCGCGATGGACGTCATCACCGCGGGCAACGCCGTCGCCTGGGCGGTTCGAGCGAGCCAGGCGGGCCTGCTCGAGCGGGACCTCTCCTTCGGCGACGAGGACGCGGCCCGAGCGCTGATCCGCGACATCGCGACGCGAGCGACGCCCCTCGGCGACGCGCTCGCCGACGGAATCGAGGCGGCCGCCGACGAGTTCGGGGGCGAGAACCTGATCCCGACCGTCAAGGGGATGGACTGCTCGTCGTACGACCCGCGCGGTGCCGAGACGATGGCGCTGGCCTACGCGACGAGCGATCGGGGTGCCTGTCACCGCCGCGCGCGGCCGGTCGAGTCCGAGGCCATCGGTCGGCCGTGGCCCGACGACGCCGCCAGGGTCGCGGCCATCGTCGGCGAACAGAACCGGCGGGCCGTCCTCTGGAGCCTGATCGCCGACGACTTCCTCGAGGAGGCGCTGACCGAGGATCTCGGCGCGGAGTGGCTCGCGGCGGTGGGCCGCGAGTACGACCGCGAAGCGCTCGCGACCGCCGGCGAGCGGATCTGGACGCTCGTCCGCCTCTTCAACGTCCGCGAGGGGTTCGATCGCACCGACGACGCGCTGCCGGACGCGTTGCTCGAGTCGCCCGAGGACGGGACGTGCGAGACGGCTCCGGACGGTGCGGCACCGAGCGCCGAACCCGGAAACGCGCTCGAGCCCGAGCGGTTTCGGGCGCTGCTCGAGCGCTACTACCGCTATCGAGGCTGGGACGAGGCGGGCCGGCCGACGCGGGAGACGATCCGGCGGCTCGACCTCGAGAGCGCGCTCGACGATGCGACGCCGGTCTCCGAGCCCGACGACGATCGCGATCCGGACCGGCCCGACGGTACTGCGGCGGTGACCGACGATGACTGA
- a CDS encoding zinc-dependent alcohol dehydrogenase family protein: MRAAVLEEHGEPLAVRDVDYPDPGPDQVVVETEACGICRSDWHAWQGDWSWIGAGVPEGQILGHEPAGVVSAVGEDVETLEEGDRVAVPFHLGDGTCTHCRDGRANNCETVLPLGLSEYAPGAFAEAFPVREADFNCVKLPDEVDFAEMAGLGCRFMTAYHALADRADLRPGDWVAVHGCGGVGLSAIHIAQALGAHPIAIDVLDSKLERATELGAVETINGAEVDSAPQAVKAITDGGADVSIDALGIAETCQNSVNSLGTRGSHVQVGLTTGEEQGQIDLPVDIMTMQEIDFHGSFGMPLVRYEELFRLIAQGTLEPSKIIGQTLSLEEAPETLASMDDYETVGIPVITEF, from the coding sequence ATGCGAGCAGCCGTACTCGAAGAACATGGCGAACCGCTCGCGGTCAGAGACGTCGACTACCCGGACCCGGGTCCGGATCAGGTCGTCGTCGAAACCGAGGCGTGCGGGATCTGTCGCAGCGACTGGCACGCCTGGCAGGGCGACTGGAGCTGGATCGGTGCCGGCGTTCCGGAAGGGCAGATCCTCGGCCACGAACCCGCCGGCGTCGTGTCGGCGGTCGGTGAAGACGTCGAAACCCTCGAGGAGGGCGACCGCGTGGCGGTGCCGTTCCACCTCGGCGACGGGACCTGCACACACTGCCGCGACGGCCGGGCGAACAACTGCGAGACGGTGCTTCCGCTCGGCCTGTCGGAGTACGCCCCCGGCGCGTTCGCCGAGGCGTTCCCCGTTCGGGAAGCGGACTTCAACTGCGTCAAACTCCCCGACGAAGTCGACTTCGCCGAGATGGCCGGACTGGGCTGTCGGTTCATGACGGCCTACCACGCGCTGGCCGACCGCGCCGACCTCCGCCCCGGCGACTGGGTCGCCGTCCACGGCTGTGGCGGCGTCGGCCTCTCGGCGATCCACATCGCGCAGGCGCTCGGCGCACACCCGATCGCGATCGACGTCCTCGACAGCAAACTCGAGCGCGCGACGGAACTCGGTGCGGTCGAGACGATCAACGGCGCCGAGGTCGACAGCGCGCCACAGGCGGTCAAAGCGATCACCGACGGCGGTGCGGACGTCTCGATCGACGCGCTGGGCATCGCGGAGACCTGCCAGAACTCGGTCAACAGCCTCGGAACGCGGGGCAGTCACGTCCAGGTCGGACTGACGACCGGGGAAGAACAGGGCCAGATCGACCTCCCCGTCGACATCATGACGATGCAGGAGATCGACTTCCACGGCTCCTTCGGCATGCCGCTGGTCCGCTACGAGGAACTGTTCCGCCTGATCGCACAGGGTACCCTCGAACCGAGCAAGATCATCGGGCAGACGCTGTCGCTCGAGGAGGCACCCGAGACGCTGGCCTCGATGGACGACTACGAGACGGTCGGCATTCCGGTCATCACGGAGTTCTGA
- a CDS encoding glutaredoxin family protein, with amino-acid sequence MATDITMYVLEGCPYCEAVTDRLDELDIEYDREEVPALHSGRNDVKRVSGQRAVPVLVDDDRGVTMPESENILEYVDRTLA; translated from the coding sequence ATGGCAACAGATATCACGATGTACGTCCTCGAGGGGTGTCCGTACTGCGAGGCCGTCACCGACCGGCTCGACGAACTGGACATCGAGTACGATCGCGAGGAGGTGCCGGCGCTGCACTCGGGTCGGAACGACGTCAAACGAGTCTCCGGCCAGCGAGCGGTTCCCGTTCTCGTCGACGACGACCGTGGCGTGACGATGCCGGAGTCGGAAAACATCCTCGAGTACGTCGACCGGACGCTCGCCTGA
- a CDS encoding Gfo/Idh/MocA family protein, producing MSDGAVPRQIRLGIVGLGYIGTTVGGQFHRHPDATVRAICDLDADRLEGIGREFDVSGDRRYTEYAAMLEDASLDAVLVGTPHTLHYDQVLAALAHGCHVYCDKPLTTDLERGRDLAARAEDSDRVVMVGYQRHLQQAFRTARERFADREPTWLTASITQDWIDDSWGTWRLDPELSGGGFLYDTGSHVLDGVLWTTGLEPVSVAASMDFHDDAARVDRRAHLDVAFENGATGTFSFHGDAPSVREHVHLWDDEGAVYLEGTQWGSREVTEIDSDAGEHVPYIDPRDERSRAEAFVESVREGIEPPATARDALRVTALTEAAYEAARTGDRVAVDR from the coding sequence ATGAGCGACGGCGCTGTGCCACGCCAGATTCGTCTCGGTATCGTCGGCCTCGGATACATCGGAACCACCGTCGGTGGGCAGTTCCACCGCCACCCCGACGCGACCGTTCGCGCCATCTGCGACCTCGACGCGGATCGCCTCGAGGGGATCGGCCGAGAGTTCGACGTGTCCGGCGACCGTCGGTACACCGAGTACGCGGCCATGCTCGAGGACGCGTCGCTCGACGCGGTCCTCGTCGGGACGCCCCACACCCTCCACTACGACCAGGTCCTCGCTGCCCTCGCACACGGCTGTCACGTCTACTGCGACAAGCCGCTGACGACCGATCTCGAGCGCGGCCGCGACCTCGCGGCGCGAGCCGAGGACAGCGACCGGGTCGTGATGGTCGGCTACCAGCGACACCTGCAGCAGGCGTTCCGAACGGCCCGCGAGCGGTTCGCCGACCGCGAGCCGACGTGGCTGACCGCCTCGATCACGCAGGACTGGATCGACGACTCGTGGGGGACCTGGCGGCTCGACCCGGAGCTATCGGGCGGCGGGTTCCTGTACGATACGGGGAGTCACGTCCTCGACGGCGTCCTCTGGACGACCGGCCTCGAGCCGGTCTCCGTCGCGGCGAGTATGGACTTCCACGACGACGCGGCGCGGGTCGACCGACGCGCACACCTCGACGTGGCGTTCGAAAACGGTGCGACGGGAACGTTCTCCTTTCACGGCGATGCCCCGTCAGTCCGCGAGCACGTCCACCTGTGGGACGACGAGGGAGCGGTCTATCTCGAGGGCACGCAGTGGGGGTCCCGAGAGGTCACCGAGATCGATTCCGACGCCGGGGAGCACGTCCCGTACATCGACCCTCGCGACGAACGGTCCCGCGCCGAGGCATTCGTCGAGAGCGTCCGGGAGGGGATCGAGCCGCCGGCGACGGCTCGAGACGCGCTTCGAGTGACGGCGCTGACGGAAGCGGCGTACGAAGCGGCGAGAACGGGCGACCGCGTCGCCGTCGACCGCTGA
- the gvpM gene encoding gas vesicle protein GvpM, producing the protein MRPRKDEETFVDVLDVLLRDGAILRADVIVSVAEIPLVGIKLTAAIAGMETMTEYGLFEEWDASRRKAAADRRRYHEAGEADPESEPELEELTELGVGSSPDERSDREETDDERRERGETED; encoded by the coding sequence ATGAGACCGCGAAAGGACGAGGAGACGTTCGTCGACGTGCTCGACGTCCTGCTCAGAGACGGCGCGATCCTCCGCGCGGACGTGATCGTCTCGGTCGCGGAGATTCCGCTGGTCGGGATCAAGCTCACGGCGGCGATCGCGGGCATGGAGACGATGACCGAGTACGGCCTCTTCGAGGAGTGGGACGCCAGCCGACGGAAAGCGGCCGCGGATCGCCGACGGTACCACGAAGCCGGCGAGGCCGACCCGGAGTCAGAGCCGGAACTCGAGGAGCTGACCGAACTCGGCGTCGGCAGTTCGCCCGACGAGCGATCCGATCGGGAGGAAACGGACGACGAGCGGCGTGAGCGAGGCGAAACGGAGGACTGA
- the gvpL gene encoding gas vesicle protein GvpL: MSDRESDDPTERLEAIEERATAEPADAPAIDEGRYLYCIVPADEDAAFETTGVDGEPVSVVVEDGIGAVVHACDGIYDSGDLAQIRRWLVRHQTVVDEAGQAFGTPIPFQFDTILRGDDDRVRQWLREEEAILERALSGLAGHWEYRVEVVEVDPIGDDALIEHDDRLRELDEQIDDAEEGTAFLLEKQFDQRLTELRSARRESLTADLEERLAAEAREVHALERSPSAALSDDVAGSGSGAGESDGETLSRLTLLAHEDDEEAIGSILDDVAANEGLEVRFTGPWPPYTFAPELGGDGDGTTPASDQTNPHP; this comes from the coding sequence GTGAGCGACCGCGAGTCCGACGACCCTACCGAACGCCTCGAGGCGATCGAGGAGCGGGCGACCGCGGAGCCGGCCGACGCGCCGGCGATCGACGAAGGCCGGTACCTCTACTGTATCGTTCCGGCCGACGAGGACGCCGCCTTCGAGACGACCGGCGTCGACGGCGAACCGGTTTCGGTCGTCGTCGAGGACGGCATCGGTGCGGTCGTCCACGCCTGTGACGGGATCTACGACTCGGGCGACCTCGCACAGATCAGACGCTGGCTCGTCCGCCACCAGACGGTCGTCGACGAGGCGGGTCAGGCCTTCGGGACGCCGATCCCGTTCCAGTTCGATACGATCCTCCGCGGGGACGACGACCGCGTCCGGCAGTGGCTTCGCGAGGAGGAAGCGATCCTCGAGCGCGCCCTGTCCGGACTGGCCGGCCACTGGGAGTACCGCGTCGAGGTCGTCGAAGTCGACCCGATCGGCGACGACGCGCTGATCGAACACGACGACCGCCTTCGCGAACTGGACGAGCAGATCGACGACGCCGAGGAGGGAACGGCCTTCCTGCTCGAGAAGCAGTTCGACCAGCGGCTGACGGAGCTCCGGTCGGCCCGCCGCGAATCGCTGACCGCCGACCTCGAAGAACGACTGGCCGCCGAGGCGCGGGAAGTACACGCGCTCGAGCGCTCTCCGAGCGCGGCGCTCTCGGACGACGTCGCCGGCAGCGGTTCGGGGGCCGGCGAGTCCGACGGCGAGACACTTTCCCGGCTCACGCTGCTGGCTCACGAGGACGACGAGGAAGCGATCGGATCGATACTCGACGACGTCGCCGCGAACGAGGGGCTCGAGGTCAGGTTCACGGGGCCGTGGCCGCCGTACACGTTCGCGCCGGAGCTGGGCGGCGACGGTGACGGAACGACCCCTGCCAGCGATCAGACGAACCCGCACCCATGA
- a CDS encoding gas vesicle protein K: MTAIDVGDGEDARDGLMTLVVTVVEILIETLEREAVRRMESGSLSDEEIERLGTQLATIEAEIERLKADEGIENGVDDLRGDLDGLVNDAIQELHGEPTAARKPGYSVFGGEDE; this comes from the coding sequence GTGACGGCGATCGACGTCGGCGACGGCGAGGACGCGCGGGACGGACTGATGACGCTGGTCGTCACCGTCGTCGAGATCCTGATCGAAACGCTCGAGCGGGAGGCGGTCCGTCGCATGGAGTCGGGGAGTCTCTCGGACGAGGAGATCGAACGGCTCGGCACCCAGCTCGCCACGATCGAGGCCGAGATCGAACGCCTCAAAGCGGACGAGGGGATCGAAAACGGCGTCGACGACCTCCGGGGCGACCTGGACGGGCTGGTCAACGACGCCATTCAGGAGCTTCACGGCGAGCCGACGGCCGCCCGGAAACCCGGCTACTCCGTGTTCGGGGGTGAAGACGAGTGA
- the gvpJ gene encoding gas vesicle protein GvpJ, with protein sequence MVNDFQPSRQKTDLAEVVEMLLDKGIVINADIAVSIGDTQLLGVQVRAAIASFETAAKYGLEFPEGTDMRRVAEAAGDPEIAEMDRPNPVIDPTRGVNVTADESDAADESDDGESSESDRDVGDGEQVSDRLGSRPNPERPTSGGFDLLSGDSESDASEDETESADEDADAEADGAAPEPEGDES encoded by the coding sequence ATGGTCAATGATTTCCAGCCCAGTCGACAGAAGACCGACCTCGCCGAGGTCGTCGAGATGCTGCTGGACAAGGGGATCGTCATCAACGCCGACATCGCCGTCTCGATCGGCGACACGCAACTGCTCGGCGTCCAGGTCCGGGCCGCGATCGCCTCCTTCGAGACCGCGGCGAAGTACGGTCTCGAGTTCCCCGAGGGGACGGACATGCGCCGGGTCGCAGAAGCGGCCGGCGACCCCGAAATAGCGGAGATGGATCGTCCGAACCCGGTGATCGATCCCACTCGCGGCGTCAACGTCACCGCGGACGAGTCGGACGCCGCCGACGAGAGCGACGACGGCGAATCGAGCGAGAGCGACCGCGACGTCGGCGACGGGGAACAGGTGAGCGACCGCCTCGGTTCCAGACCGAACCCGGAGCGACCCACCAGCGGCGGGTTCGATCTGCTCAGCGGCGACTCGGAGTCGGACGCGAGCGAGGACGAGACGGAATCGGCCGACGAGGACGCGGACGCCGAGGCGGACGGAGCCGCTCCGGAGCCGGAGGGTGACGAGTCGTGA
- a CDS encoding Hsp20/alpha crystallin family protein: MSGPTPDDDRDESADDRSYEDDHWLSSLLSALESLESGSTSTSGRRRSDRTIFDYDISIRSGDDLADESPEGTPFADRPGDRDRHPDRDTDRSRKRRIRSSGPSSDHNVATRSYDDELVVTADVAGIDPDDVTVGFDDSMLVIAVDGTELDRVEVPWRETDSQATIRNGVLTVQIRPNPAADEATEETAGDDE; encoded by the coding sequence ATGAGCGGACCCACTCCCGACGACGACCGCGACGAATCGGCCGACGATCGCAGCTACGAGGACGACCACTGGCTCTCGAGCCTGCTGTCCGCGCTGGAATCGCTCGAGAGCGGCTCGACGTCCACCTCGGGCCGGCGGCGGAGCGATCGAACGATCTTCGATTACGACATCTCGATCCGCTCGGGCGACGACCTCGCCGACGAGTCGCCCGAGGGGACGCCGTTCGCCGACCGCCCCGGCGATCGCGATCGGCATCCGGATCGGGACACGGATCGGTCGCGCAAACGCCGCATCCGCTCCTCCGGACCCTCGAGCGACCACAACGTGGCGACCCGATCGTACGACGACGAACTGGTCGTCACCGCGGACGTCGCCGGTATCGACCCGGACGACGTCACGGTCGGCTTCGACGATTCGATGCTCGTCATCGCCGTCGACGGGACGGAGCTCGATCGCGTCGAGGTCCCCTGGCGCGAGACGGACTCGCAGGCGACGATCAGGAACGGCGTGCTCACCGTCCAGATCAGGCCGAACCCGGCGGCGGACGAGGCCACCGAAGAGACGGCGGGTGACGACGAATGA
- the gvpF gene encoding gas vesicle protein GvpF translates to MFVLDDLLFRPFLGIVNALHSIALDELYDVEALEDELKENQLLYELGERPEAEYRRRKEELEAELETARDVHERLSSGRVEVKR, encoded by the coding sequence ATGTTCGTCCTCGACGACCTCCTGTTCCGGCCGTTCCTCGGCATCGTCAACGCGCTCCACTCGATCGCACTCGACGAGCTGTACGACGTGGAGGCCCTCGAGGACGAGCTCAAGGAGAACCAACTGCTGTACGAGCTCGGCGAGCGCCCCGAAGCGGAGTACCGACGCCGCAAAGAGGAACTCGAAGCGGAGCTCGAGACTGCTCGCGACGTTCACGAGCGGCTCTCGAGCGGCCGCGTGGAGGTGAAACGATAG